In Silene latifolia isolate original U9 population chromosome X, ASM4854445v1, whole genome shotgun sequence, the following proteins share a genomic window:
- the LOC141618485 gene encoding uncharacterized protein LOC141618485: MPKAANATLLVLVPKTDIPSSVVDYRPITGDLPSVVAIASCLDEFVLFRVFFANPLKTCVYFGGVTSNVKGLIMAATGFSEGEFPFRYLGLPLSTSRFTAAMFKPMLDKIRGKIMHWANHTLSYAGKVTLLNSVVFGVQNFWGASILLPKGIVKKLQKICKDFFWGIAEGKRRLVFKKWLDFCLPRREGGMDIKEILSWNKSQMVRWVWKLVYKPDCLWSAWFKHYVLKGPSIWQATSTISHSWFWKSVIATKDMLVHLAGVTKTGEEVLEECTRHGKFQVSQIYHSIRPKGNIVGWWMGHFDPPVLLAQVLHWFSLYNRGAARGKVQRRCLLACTIYVLWKERNDRIFKDKRSDSRGLCRKICYLVATRMYHLA, from the exons ATGCCCAAAGCTGCAAATGCTACTCTTCTTGTGCTTGTTCCTAAAACTGATATACCTTCCTCTGTTGTGGACTATCGCCCTATTACT GGTGATCTCCCATCCGTGGTTGCGATTGCTTCTTGCCTTGATGAATTTGTGCTATTTCGAGTCTTCTTTGCTAATCCTCTTAAAACTTGTGTTTATTTTGGAGGGGTCACCAGCAATGTTAAAGGTCTTATTATGGCTGCTACTGGTTTTAGTGAGGGAGAATTCCCATTTAGATACTTGGGTCTTCCCCTTTCTACCTCACGGTTTACAGCTGCTATGTTCAAGCCTATGTTGGACAAAATCCGTGGTAAAATTATGCATTGGGCCAACCACACACTGAGCTATGCTGGGAAGGTTACTCTTCTAAATTCTGTGGTTTTTGGAGTACAAAATTTCTGGGGGGCTAGTATTCTTTTGCCTAAGGGTATTGTCAAAAAACTTCAGAAGATTTGTAAAGATTTTTTCTGGGGCATTGCTGAGGGTAAAAGAAGACTTGTCTTTAAGAAGTGGCTTGATTTTTGCCTCCCTAGAAGGGAGGGGGGTATGGACATTAAGGAAATTTTGAGTTGGAACAAAAGCCAAATGGTTCGTTGGGTTTGGAAGCTTGTTTACAAGCCTGACTGCCTTTGGTCAGCTTGGTTCAAGCATTATGTGCTGAAGGGGCCGTCTATATGGCAGGCTACTAGTACCATTTCTCATTCCTGGTTCTGGAAGTCTGTTATTGCCACTAAGGATATGCTTGTCCATCTTGCTGGGGTGACCAAAACTGGGGAGGAGGTGTTGGAAGAGTGTACTCGACATGGCAAGTTTCAGGTGAGTCAGATCTATCATAGTATCAGGCCTAAAGGGAATATTGTTGGCTG GTGGATGGGTCATTTTGATCCCCCTGTCCTTTTGGCTCAGGTGCTGCACTGGTTCTCTTTGTATAACCGTGGGGCTGCTCGTGGGAAGGTTCAGAGGAGATGTTTGCTAGCTTGCACTATCTATGTGCTATGGAAGGAGCGTAATGATCGCATTTTTAAAGATAAGAGGTCTGACTCTAGAGGGTTATGTCGTAAAATTTGCTATCTTGTGGCTACTAGAATGTATCATTTAGCTTAG